The DNA segment TCAAGCAGAGAGCATGAGTGTCGTACTTGAATTCGACGCACGAGTGCTGGTTGTGTTAAACCCTCACTAAGCTCGATGCCTTGACGCCAATGATTTAGCGCAGCGTGGCTGGGCACCCCTTTCACTAACACGCGATATGTCTTAGCATGACGGTAACGGGGGTGGGTGAGTCGCAGCGTAAGGTCCCCCCGGTCAGTGAGTAGCAAAGCCCCGCGGCTATCAGCATCTAGACGTCCAACTGGGTGAAGACCGTAGCGTTCATTACAGGGTAAATAATCCAGCACCGTACGACGACCTTGAGGATCATGACAACTGCAAATCACCCCTGCCGGCTTGTTCAGTAGCAATACCCGAGACCCGGAGCGAGCGACCAAAGGATAGCCATCCACTTTGATCGTTTGGCACTCAGGATCTGCTCGATCTCCAAGCTTGGCCAATCGCCCATCTACTGTTACCCTGCCGGCTTCCAACCATCGCTCACTGTGTCGACGTGAACACAGCCCTGCGGCAGCTATCAACTTTTGTAGTCTTTGATAGGCCACGTATAACGCGATTCCTTACAAGGTAAGCTAAGAAGCATTTAGTGGTAACCGCTGCTAGCCACTTAACGCTAGTCCTGGTTGCCGAATAGTCAAAATCCAATCCTAATTTACATTTCTTTGTCAGAAAATCGATGCTGTCAACCAAGTCTCCAAGAGCGGCTCCTGTACAACTCCTGCTTTCTTGGAGTGAGGTCACTAGCTAGCATAAAGGTCGTCACGTCATGGCGTCTCTTCAATTTATAAACAAAATCACTCAAATTGATGTCCCTCCTGCTAAGACAACTTCGGTAATTAGCATTTTAAATGGCAATCGACGGTATATCTTTCAAATAGTATTTCTTGCACAAAAAATTGTCGAGAATATTAAGTAAGCATTCAATCAATCATTCGATGTTTGAAAATCGAAAAGTTTGTTAACATCAGACAGCTCAAAAAATAGTTAAGGAGCGTTATAAGCAAAGCTGGCAGTTTCATCTTCACATTAGAGATGCTTTCATCCTTATGACTATGCTGTTTAGACACAAAATAAGATTTATACTTAAAGCGTGATTTACTGCAGTAAAAACTAACACTTAAACTTACGAATCATGCAGATTCACGATTCTTATATAGCCCACAAGGTTAATTTTCTAAATCCTCTTTAATAACTAGAATCATGCGACTCGAAACCTACTTCGGATACTGCTAAAAAACAGCTTCAGAAGCCTATACTCCTTAGACGATAGACTCATGTATCATACATATTATGATATGATTTTCCTTCGTTTCGTTAAAGAAATAGAGATTATCATAGCTAAATATCTAAAAATTAGTCATTAGTACCCAGCATACTTGATGTGATAATCT comes from the Synechococcus sp. M16CYN genome and includes:
- a CDS encoding pseudouridine synthase, with amino-acid sequence MAYQRLQKLIAAAGLCSRRHSERWLEAGRVTVDGRLAKLGDRADPECQTIKVDGYPLVARSGSRVLLLNKPAGVICSCHDPQGRRTVLDYLPCNERYGLHPVGRLDADSRGALLLTDRGDLTLRLTHPRYRHAKTYRVLVKGVPSHAALNHWRQGIELSEGLTQPALVRRIQVRHSCSLLEVELREGRNRQIRRIAGLLGHPVLDLQRTAINGLYLNDLTEGCWRQLSETEWMSILNNS